The following proteins are encoded in a genomic region of Dyadobacter sp. UC 10:
- a CDS encoding HAD family hydrolase has protein sequence MNFSDIRLIATDMDGTLLNSKHEVHESFYPVFDKIKEHGIVFVAASGRQYFNLAKTLDRIKDQVIFAAENGSYVVFQDEEIHIQPVDQDIVRELITIGRTIPNSYPIICGKKKAYVESDEPEFINHLKLYFEKYEVVEDLLKIKDDKFLKFTLCDLAGSEVNSYPHYKKFEDELQVKVSGPIWLDISHKKANKGRAMEVLQQKFNVTPEQTMVFGDYLNDLEMLEKAHYSYAMANAHPDIKKIARFIAKSNDENGVVEVLSELTD, from the coding sequence ATGAATTTTTCCGATATCAGACTGATCGCTACCGACATGGACGGTACGCTTTTAAACTCCAAACACGAAGTACACGAGTCTTTCTACCCCGTTTTTGACAAAATAAAAGAACATGGAATCGTATTCGTCGCGGCAAGTGGCCGGCAGTATTTTAATCTTGCCAAGACACTCGACCGGATCAAAGACCAGGTGATATTTGCCGCAGAAAATGGCAGCTACGTGGTTTTCCAGGATGAAGAAATCCATATTCAGCCCGTGGACCAGGATATTGTGCGTGAACTGATCACAATTGGCCGGACGATTCCAAACAGCTATCCAATTATTTGCGGCAAAAAGAAAGCTTACGTGGAAAGTGACGAGCCGGAGTTTATCAATCACCTGAAGCTCTATTTTGAAAAGTATGAGGTAGTGGAGGACTTACTTAAAATCAAGGATGATAAGTTCCTGAAATTCACACTTTGCGACCTGGCGGGTTCCGAAGTGAACAGTTATCCGCATTATAAAAAGTTTGAAGACGAATTACAGGTAAAAGTCTCCGGCCCGATCTGGCTGGATATTTCGCACAAAAAGGCTAACAAAGGCCGTGCAATGGAGGTCTTACAGCAAAAATTCAATGTAACGCCGGAGCAGACGATGGTTTTCGGCGATTATTTGAATGACCTGGAAATGCTCGAAAAGGCGCATTATTCTTATGCCATGGCAAATGCACACCCGGATATCAAAAAAATAGCCCGTTTCATCGCAAAAAGCAACGATGAAAACGGGGTAGTTGAGGTTTTGTCTGAATTAACAGATTAA
- a CDS encoding EamA family transporter, with protein MKFSKYYLAAFISFMIWGFFSLALKPLSSYASLDILFYRVFLCAVIMSVISLVFRKKVLRENIKLLKVMPAKQRNRSILLTLSGGVLLTANWFFFIYVMNHISIKAASFAYLVCPIMTTVIAYFVLHEKLSKWQWAAVAISVFSCMLLSFNSIADIAYSMIVAASYAFYLVSQRKNIGLDKFLVLTVQILFSALILLPFYPVYSEGVPTEWTFYALIFVIAALFTIIPLYMNLYALQGVTSSTMGILLYINPLMNFAIALFYFHEQINSVQIIGYSLILVSIIVFNERYIFGRRRAALI; from the coding sequence ATGAAATTTTCCAAATACTACCTCGCCGCATTCATTTCCTTCATGATCTGGGGATTTTTTAGTCTGGCACTTAAACCGTTGTCTTCCTACGCATCTCTCGATATTTTGTTTTACAGGGTCTTTCTCTGCGCAGTGATCATGTCGGTAATCAGTCTGGTTTTCAGGAAAAAAGTATTGAGGGAAAATATTAAGTTGTTGAAAGTAATGCCTGCAAAACAACGGAACAGGTCCATTTTGCTAACATTATCGGGCGGTGTATTGCTCACTGCCAACTGGTTCTTCTTTATTTATGTGATGAACCATATCAGTATTAAAGCCGCCTCTTTTGCCTATCTGGTCTGCCCGATTATGACCACCGTGATCGCCTATTTTGTATTACACGAAAAACTCAGTAAATGGCAATGGGCGGCAGTTGCGATAAGTGTTTTTAGCTGTATGTTGTTGTCTTTTAATAGTATAGCTGATATTGCTTACAGCATGATCGTAGCGGCTTCTTATGCATTTTATCTGGTGAGCCAGCGGAAGAATATCGGCCTGGATAAATTTCTGGTACTTACCGTGCAGATTCTATTTTCTGCGCTGATCCTGCTACCATTCTATCCGGTTTACAGCGAAGGTGTCCCGACGGAGTGGACGTTTTACGCTTTAATTTTCGTCATCGCAGCGCTCTTCACAATCATCCCGCTTTATATGAATTTGTATGCATTGCAGGGCGTGACTTCTTCGACAATGGGGATATTACTTTACATCAACCCGCTGATGAATTTTGCGATTGCACTGTTTTACTTCCACGAGCAGATCAATTCCGTTCAGATTATCGGCTATTCGCTGATCCTGGTTTCTATTATCGTTTTCAACGAGCGCTACATTTTCGGAAGGCGCCGCGCCGCGCTGATTTAA